Part of the Aurantiacibacter aquimixticola genome, GTTTCGGTCGTACTCATTCGGCGGTCCTGTCGATCTGACGCTCGGCGACGAGCGGCAAGGGGAAGTCGTAGTCGGCGGCGCTCCAGCCTCCGCCAAGCGCCTGCGTCAGGCGGACGAAGGCAGCGGCGCGATCGGCTTCTGCGCCAACGAGCGAATTGCGCGCCGAGAGCAATTGGTTTTCGGCCGTCAGCAGCGTGCGAAAGTCCGTCAGACCGGCCTGGTACTGGCTGCGGGCCAGCAGCGCGCTGGTCTCTGCGGCATCGACCCCCTCTTCATTTATGTCCACGCGCTGATCGGCCGTGCGCTGCGACACGGCTGCGCTTTCGACATCCTCCAGCGCGCCGAGGATTTCCTGCTCCCATTGCGCCAGCGCGGCGCGCGCTCCCGCTTCCGCACTGTCCACCTGGGCTGCGGTGCGCCCGCCATCGAACAGCAGCTGGCTCACCCCGGCAAAGACGTTGCCGGTGATGATGTCGAACAGGTCGCCGAGACTGGCACCGCCTGTGCCGATAGAGCCGGAGAGGCGCACCAGCGGAAGGAGCTGCGCACGGGCCACGCCGATGCGGGCGCTGCTGGCGAGTAGATTTGCCTGTGCCGCGCGAACGTCCGGGCGGCGCTGAAGCACTTCGCCGGGCGCTTCGAACCCGGCAAGCATAGGCGGTTGCGGTACGGGTTCGGGTTCTGTGGCCAGGATCGCATCATAAGCGCGCCCCGGCGGTTCTCCGATCAGCGTGGAGATGGCGTTGGCAGTGCTGGCAAGGCTCGCTTCCAGCAGCGGGATCGTCGCCGCCGTTTGCGCGCGCTGCGCTCTTGCCTGTTCTACATCGAGGCTGGAGACGAGCCCCGCCTGGTTTCGCCAGCGGGCAATCTGCAGATTGTCGTCCTGAAAGGCGAGCGTACCGCGCGCGATTTCGAGCTGCTGTGCAGTAGCGCGCGCATCGATCGTGGCGATGGCGACCTGACCGACGATGAGACGCTGCAAGTCTGCCAGCGAATAGCCCGATGCGGCGAGATCGGCACGCGCCGCCGCCACGCTGCCGGAAATACGTCCGAAGAGGTCGACTTCCCAATCGGCATCCGCGCCGAGTGAGACTTGCACGCCGTCGCGCGCGCCGTCGCCGACATCGCGGTTCAATCCGCCCGTCGCACCGACGCGCGGAAGATATCCGGCGCGTGCCTGGACAAGCGACGCGCGGGCCTGATCCAGCCGGGCGGCACTAACGGCAAGGTCGCGATTGGCGACGATCGCCTGTTCAACGAACTGTGTCAGCAGCGGATCGCCGAGCAGCGTCCAGTACTGGGTAAGGTCGGTGGAAACCG contains:
- a CDS encoding efflux transporter outer membrane subunit is translated as MLHRRQLTRGLWALPLVAMLGACATPQVETPQPQVAVPSDWALSDPAPVSTDLTQYWTLLGDPLLTQFVEQAIVANRDLAVSAARLDQARASLVQARAGYLPRVGATGGLNRDVGDGARDGVQVSLGADADWEVDLFGRISGSVAAARADLAASGYSLADLQRLIVGQVAIATIDARATAQQLEIARGTLAFQDDNLQIARWRNQAGLVSSLDVEQARAQRAQTAATIPLLEASLASTANAISTLIGEPPGRAYDAILATEPEPVPQPPMLAGFEAPGEVLQRRPDVRAAQANLLASSARIGVARAQLLPLVRLSGSIGTGGASLGDLFDIITGNVFAGVSQLLFDGGRTAAQVDSAEAGARAALAQWEQEILGALEDVESAAVSQRTADQRVDINEEGVDAAETSALLARSQYQAGLTDFRTLLTAENQLLSARNSLVGAEADRAAAFVRLTQALGGGWSAADYDFPLPLVAERQIDRTAE